CCTGCGGGAGGTCGAGGAGACGATGCTCGTGCGCGTCACCGAGGACGAGTTCGGCGGGTGAGGGTCGGCCCGCCCCCGACGGCCGTCCGGCCGCTTCTCGACGGCTAGGGCCAGAGGGCAAGTGTTTACTCGGCGGGACGGACAGTGCTGGTATGGAACTGGGGTCCGCCGACGCGTTCGACCGGACGGGGACGCTCGGCATCGAAGAGGAGTTCTTCGTCGTCGACGAGCGGGGTCGCCCCACCTCCGGGACGGACGAACTCGTCTACGGGACGGAGCCGCCCGCGATACTGGAGGGGCGACTCGACCACGAGCTGTTCAAGTTCGTGATCGAGACGCAGACGCCGACGATCGAGTCGCTCGCCGACGCCCGGGACGCGCTCGTCGAGGTCCGCGAGGCGCTGGTCGAGCACGCGGCGGCCCACGGCTATCGCATCGCGGCCGCCGGGTTGCACCCCGCCGCGAAGTGGCGCGAACTCGAACACGCCGAGAAGCCGCGCTACCGCGCCCAGCTCGACCGCATCCAGTACCCGCAGCACCGAAACACGACCGCGGGCCTGCACGTCCACGTCGGCGTCGACGACGCGGACAAGGCGACCTGGATCGCCAACGAGATCCGCTGGCACCTCCCGGTTCTGCTCGCGCTGTCGGCGAACTCGCCGTTCTGGGACGGCTACGACACCGGCCTCGCCTCGGCCCGGGCGAAGATCTTCGAGGGGCTGCCGAACACGGGCATGCCCACCGCCTTCGGGTCCTTCGAGGAGTTCCTCCGGCTCGAACGGCTGATGATCGAGACGAACTCCATCCGGGACCGCGGGGAACTCTGGTACGACGTTCGCCCGCACTCCGCCCACGGCACCGTCGAGGTGCGGACGCCCGACGGTCAGGCCGACCCCGAACGCGTGTTCGCGTTCGTCGAGTACGTCCACGCGCTCGTGACCGACCTCGGAGAGCGGTACGAGGACAGTCGCGACCCGTGGGCGGAGGCGCGCCACCGCGGCGACGGGACGCGCCACCGACGTGAGACGCTCGACGAGAACAAGTGGCGGGCGATGCGCTGGGGCCACGAGGCCTCGTTCATCGACCGCGCGTGCGAGTCGACGTGCGACCTCGGCGAGGTCGTCGACCGCGAGTGCGAGCGACTCGGGACCTCGGGGATCCGGGACGTGTATGCGGGAGAGAGCGGTGCCGATCGACAGCGCCGCCTGCGGGAGGAGGGCGGCCTCGACGCGCTCTGCGAGTCGCTGCTCCTCTAGGGGAGGATTTTTGTCGATCAATTCCCTGGCATCGGATACAATCAATCTATGGCGACAGATAACGAGAACGACGATACACCGGGGATTCACGGGGGAAGCGTCCGCGGACGGATCGAGGGGGGTGCGGAGGGAGCGGTGGAACAACTCGACGACGGACTCGTCGAACTGCTCACCTGGGTCCTCGACACCGAGACGCGGGCGCGCATCTACATCTACCTCCGCCAGCATCCCGACTCGACGAGCGATGAGATCGCCGAGGGGACCGGCCTGTACCCCAGCACGGTCCGGGAAGCCCTCGCCGAACTGACCGACGACGGCACCGTGACGCGGCGAAAGCGGAAGTCCGCCGGGGCGGGAAACAACCCCTACGAGTACGTCGCTATCTCGCCGAGCGACCTCGTGGCCGACGTCGTTGGGGACGTACAGGACGAACTGAACACGGTGTTCAACCTGGACGACGTGCTCGCCGATCGGACGAGCGACGCCCAGCCGGTGCAGATCTCCGTCGAACGCCCCGCCGAAGGAGCCGCTGACGACGATTGATCGACCCGATCGATCGCGAATCGATAGCCGAAGGCATAAGCCGCGCGCGGCCCACGTGAGTCGTATGAATGTCGCGCTCGGGGGGACGTTCGATCCGGTGCACGACGGCCATCGAGCGCTGTTCGAGCGGGCGTTCGAACTCGGCGACGTCACCGTCGGTCTGACCAGCGACGACCTCGCGCCGAAGACGCGAAACGAGGAGCGGTACGTCCGCCCGTACGAGGAGCGACGGCGCGACCTCGAACGCGAACTCGCACCGTACGCCGACCGCTACGACCGCGAGTACGAGATCCGAACGCTCGAGGAACCGACGGGGATCGCGACGGAGGAACCCGACTTCGACTACCTCATCGTCTCGCCGGAGACGACCGAGGGCGGCCGACTCGTCAACGAGATCCGCGAGGAGAAGGGGTACGATCCGCTCGAGATCGTCGTCGTCGAACACGTCCCCGCGGAGGACGGCGAGCGTATCTCCTCGACGCGCATCGTCCGCGGCGAGATCGACGAACACGGCGACCTCACGCCCGACGCCTCGGGACGGCCTCCCGCGCGGGAGCAGCGCTGACGCCGTTCGCCGCCACCCGTCCAGCGGGTCGAACCCACCGGCGCGTCACCAGTTCGGCCGGCGCAGCCCCGCCTCCTCGATCAACTCCTTCCACCGCTTCTGGATCGTGAGCCGCGAGACCTCGGCCGCGTCGGCGACGTCGCCCTGGGAGCGTCGATCGCCCTCGATGAGCGCGCCGACGTAGACGCTCGCCGCGAGCGTGGCCTGCTTCGAGCGCTCGGACTCGGGCAGCGTCGAGAGGAAGAGGTCGGCCGCGCGCGAACGGGCCGGGCCACCGAGGTCGAGGCGGTCCCCGATCCGGTCGAGGGCCGCCAACCACTGCTCGTTCTCGACCTGGTCGCGCGCGCGGAACATGGTACACGGTGGACGCCCGACGCGCATAGCGCTTTGGTTCGACGGACCTTGATCCGTCGGCGTCTCTGCCGGCGGTGAGAGAGCGACAGGTTCATTGTGGGCATCGAGGTACGTGGAAACGAGCGTGGGTAGCCAAGCCAGGAAACGGCGCAGCGCTTAGGACGCTGTCCCGTAGGGGTCCGCCGGTTCAAATCCGGTCCCACGCATTTTCTGTCCGAGCGACAGCGAGGACGAAAATCGAACGGAGCGGATTCTGAATCCTGTCGGTCGCAGCGGTCGAGCGGAGCGAGGCCGACCGTCCGACTCCGGTTCAAATCCGGTCCCACTCATACCTACCGCAGTGTCGCCTTGCGGTTTTTCTGACAAACTCCCGTGCTGGCCGTGCTTCCACGACGGATTCAAGACTCCAGCAGACACGGCGGAGGTAAGCACGGAGCGATGACCCGCTCTCGGATACTCGGCGTTCCGCTCGTCACTGTGGGCGTGGTCATTATCATCATCGGTACGCTCGTGATACTCGTCGGCGTGGACGAGCAGCGGTTAGCCGAGGAGTGGGCGCAACAGAAACAGTACCAGTGTGAGAATGCAGTTATTCAGACACTCCCAAACGATGCCTCACCAGAAGAAGTCTCACTGACGCTTCACGAGAAGCGCAGTGGCTCGTACCGAACGAGTCCCTACCATTTCGGGGGTATCAAGGTGGTCATCAGGGTCGTGCCTGCGCTACTCGGCGGGGCTATAGCCTATCACGGAACTCGCTGATTCGGTCTGCTTCGGCCCCTATCTTTCCGTCACATATTTGTAATCTCAGGTGAGCATCTTTGTCAATCACTAATGAGCCAGGCAACTCTCTCTGACCGGCCTTACGTCAATTCGAATCTCTTCTCGGGTCACTATTTGGACGAGCGGGTATCGGAGCGAGACGAGTGGGACTGCGATACCGAAGCCGAGGAAGCGCTGGAAAAACTCCAGTCGCTCTACGACCTTGAAGGGAGTCTGGTCGAGGGATACAAGGAAGACCCGCTTATCGACAACTGGATTGACGAAGTACTGGATATCCTCGGGTTCGGCACGCAAGTCGAGACAACGCTTCCCGGTGGTGGTGGGTTCGTTGACGTGCTACTCTTCGAGGACGATGTCACTCGACGCGATACCGCTGAAGTCTATCTGAAGACCGAAAGCACAACGGACCTATTCGAGGGCGGTATCAGCATCGTCGAGGCGAAGCGGTGGGACGCCGACTTCACGCAACGATTCAGTGAACAGCGACCGTACCGGAACGCTTCGCATCAAATTAAGCACTATCTGGAGCGCACGTCTGAGAACATCCAATGGGGCGTCCTGACGAACGGACGTAAGTGGCGTCTGTACGGGACCAAGGATTACGAGACGCAGACCTACTACGAAGTTGACCTGCCGGAACTCCTCGAACAAGGTGGTCTTGATGCGTTCAAGTACTTCTACGTCTTCTTCCGACCGGCTGCCTTCCGCGACTCCGCTGGCACGACATTCCTCGATACGGTATGGGCCGAAAGTGAGACGGCAGCGCAGGAACTTGGTGAAGACCTCCAAGACAACGTCTTCACGGCGTTGCGAGTTCTCGGACGAGGATTCGTCGAGACGAACGACTTCGATATTGACCCTGACGACGAGGACACCCTCAACGAACTCAAAGATCAGTCGTTGGTGTTGCTGTACCGGTTGATGTTCTTGCTCTACGCCGAAGCACGAGGACTAATCCACCCCGAAGGTCAGAAGGCGAAAGACGAATACGAGCAGAATTTCAGTCTCGATACCCTCCGACAGCAGATTCACGACGCAATCGGAGAAGTCGACGAGGGCTTTGAAGACGAGTTCAGTGAGTACTCGACGGGGATGTGGAGCCGGCTTCAAGACCTATTCCGACTCATTGACGAGGGGGAAGAGTCGTTGGGTATTCCGCCGTACAATGGTGGCCTATTCAACCCGGAAGAACACGCCTTTCTGTCCGAACATGAGGTGAGCAACCGCTATCTCGCGGAGGTCATCTACCGACTCTCAACGACGCCGAACGACGAGGGGCGCTTTGTTCTCGCCGACTACGCCGACCTCGATACCCGCCACCTCGGCAGCGTTTACGAAGGCCTCCTCGAACACCAGTTCCGAATCGCGCCCGAGCAGTATGCGGCGGTCGCAGAGGACGGTGGTCAAGTCTGGAAGCCAGCCACTGAGGTCAGTGTTGCCGAGGCCGTCGAGACGGTTCCTGAGGGCGGCCTGTACGTCGTAAACGACGAGGGCGAGCGTAAGGCTACGGGTGCCTACTACACACCGGATTACGTAGTGACGTATATCGTCGAGGAGACGGTCGGGCCGCTGATTGAGGAGATACGCGAGGATCTCATTGACCAAGGCTTTGAGCCGGGCACGCAGGAATATATCGGTCCGTTCTTCCGACGCGTGACTGACCTACGAATTCTTGACCCCGCGATGGGAAGTGGTCACTTCCTGACGAAGACAACAGGCTACCTCTCCGAGCAGGTAATGGCGGAGGTCCGCGAGGCCGAAACCGAGTTCGGGGTGGCGTTCGACGAACAGCATATCCGGCGTGAAATTGCCAAGGAATGCATCTATGGCGTCGATTTGAACGGAATGGCCGTTGAACTGGCGAAGCTATCGATGTGGTTGGAGACGCTGGCCGCTGACCGTCCACTGGCGTTCCTTGACCATCACCTGATGCATGGTAACTCGCTCGTAGGGAGTGATGTCGTAGACATCCTCGGCGATGACGACGAGAAAGCGGGCCAGACAGAGCTTTTTGATTACATGGATCAGGCCCGTCAGCAGGCCCTCAAACACGTGATGGAGCTGATGCAGGACTTGATTTCCATTGACAACGAGACTCTTGACGACATTAAGGAGATGGAGCGGGTCTACGGGGAGATCCGCGATGACCCGCAGTACCAACACCTCCTCCATATGATAAATGTCCATACTGCAGAACAGTTTGGACTTGATGTCCCTAGCGGAGCTTACGAAACGATAGCAAAAGCACTTAAGAACGACGATTGGGAAACTGTTGAGGACGAGGATTGGTATCGCTCGGCGCAGGCGATAGCCGACGAAGAAGCTTTCTTCCATTGGGAACTGGAGTTCCCGAGCGTGTTCTACGATAAAAACGGCGAGCGACGGAACGACGAAGGGTTCGACGCCGTGATCGGGAATCCGCCGTGGGTTGATATTAAGGGGCTTGAAAATCCCGACGTACTCTTTGACCTGTTCGAAACCAGTTTTAACAGAGTAAATATCTACTCAGCTTTCTGTGAGCGAGCTACAAATTTGATTCGAGTAAATGGGAAATTCGGGTATATAACTCCCAATTCCTACATGACACAGAGTTCGTATCGACCACTACGCATGCATTTTATTGACAATTACGAGATTGAACGGCTTGTCCGTCTTCCAGATAGAGTATTTAGTAACGTTACGATGGAAACCGCCATTATTGTGTCCACGAAGATGGAAAACCAAGAGATTCAGGACGACAGTTTGACTGCGATCATATACGATCGAGAGTCAACGGTTAGTCAGATTCCGGACTCTCATGCTGAAGTAAAAGATGTCAATCCGTCCTACTGGAACAGGGACGGTTTAATTTTCGATATATTTACTTCGAATGAAGATCGAAAAGTTCTAAATATGTTGGAGGAGTCACAATTCCGGATCGGAGATTTATTCGAAACCTCTCTCGGACTCACTCCGTACGATAAGCATCAAGGACACACCAAAGAGCAGATTGAAAATCGTGTCTTTCACGCAGATGAGAAAGAGACAGGGAATCACCACAAACTCACAAGCGGGTCTGGAATCGGACGATATCGACTATCGTGGGAAGGCGGCGAGTGGATTGAATACGGCGATTGGCTCGGTTCTGAGCGTGAAAAGAGGTTCTTCACCGAACCGAGATGTATTGTCCGGCAGATCGTTTCAACAGGTGGAAAATATGGCATTAATGCAACTTTCGCCGATGAGACGATGTTTCATACGCAGGTTGGATTCGTTCTCCTTCCGAAGGACGGAGACAAACAGAAAGCAAAGAATATCGTCGGACTGCTGAATTCCCGTCTTCTAACGTTCTACCATCGGAAACGATACTTGGACGAGAACAAGGATACCTTCCAAAAGATACTCATCCAAGACGCGAAAGAGTTCCCCGTCCCAGAAGGATTCACTACAGACGAATTAACGAGTAAAGTAGAAAAAATAGAAGAGCTAATTGAGGAGCGAGAAAGACTCAACCTCAACCTCCTCGATTACCTCGGCAACTTTGACAGCGGTGAGCGACTACCAGATAATGGATTCTATCAGCCCGTGGCCGAGTCGGATTCCATCCTCCACGAAACCGCGGAAGACAACGATGACCACCTGCGCATCCGCATCGGGGACGTGCGTGTGGTCCGCGAGGACGATGACACCGTGCTGGTGGAGGCGACGGCACGATACCGCCCCGACGAGGACGAGGACTTCGTCGAAACGGAGTGGAAACCGACGTTCCGGCTGACCAGTCTCTCTGAGACTGAGGCTGACCTCGTTGAGGCGTTTGTGCCCGTGGCGTCTGAGGAGGGCGGCGGATTTGCGGGCTTCCGAAAAAAGGCGACCAAGACGAACTCGCTCATTGACCGGTTGAAGGCTCTCACACTCCCGGACCCCGATGACGTTGCCGACGACCTCGCTCACTACCTGCACGCCGTCGAACGCGCCGAGAAACTCGACGAGAAAATCGAGAAAACGGACAAGCTGATTGACGAAATCGTGTACGAACTCTACGGATTGACTGACGATGAGATCGAGGTCGTGGAGGAAGCGCTGGCCGACAACTGATACGGAATCACGGTCCTCCTCGGGTTTCTGATACCGGGCGGCTTTCTAACTCAAGATGGTTCACGGCATGACGCGATGCCCGAAATTGAGACAGGGGAAATGGTGATTGATTGTCTATTCTATGGCAACAGTCGCTAACACTGTCCCGTTAGTCTTTAAATACTACCGAGTATGTATTACTTAAATAAAGGTTCCAAGAAGATTGTAACGGACACGAAACAGGGTCTTAGACGCGCCTCTGGAGAGTCTGTGCTTAGGACGCTATCCCGGAGGAGCCTCGTAGTCCAAATCCGGTCCCACGCACTACGACCTTTTACTACGAGCGGGCTCCGCCCGCTCCGTAAAAGCTCGACCAAAAGCACAGCGTCGCTCCCTACGGTCGCTCCTTGGCCCGAGCGCCGCAGGCGCTCGGTGAACGGCTTCGCTCGGGTTCTTCGAACCGCTCACTCGCCGACGTTCGAACCCGGCGGATGTACGGCGGTTTTCCGACGACGGTCGCACAGAAAGGCTATGCCCGAAACGGTGGTATTCCACCGACGTGTCCTCCTACTCCCGTCGCGCCGCGCTCCGTCGGTGCGCCCTGGTCGGTGCGGTCGGCGTCGCCGGCTGTCTGGGCCGGCACGGACGCGGAGACGATCGACGCGGCGGAGCGACCGCGTCGGCCGAGTTTCACGAGGACTGCCCGGACGACGGGTCGGTGACCGCGTGCGTCGAGGACGTCGTCCTCCGGCAGGGGGAGTCGGGGACCGCCGCGGTTCTCGTCCGGCACGCGAGCACCGTACAGGTGTTCCCCCCGGAGACGTTCGCCGAGTCGCTCCCGCCCTCGCACGCCTCTCCCGTCGAGATGGGCCTCGGGATCGACGACGCGTCCGTTCGCCCCCGGCCCGACGGCACGATGGAGTCGTACCCGCCCTACTGGCGGTGGGACGAACCGCGAGACCGGGTGACCGCCGAACTCCCCGTCTTCGTCGAGTCGACCGCGCCGCCGGGGACGTACCGGTACAGCGTCGAGGCGCGGCCGAGGGACGTCTCGGCCGATCGAAAGCCGGTGACGGCGAACGGCACGATAGACGTGACGGAGCGTGCGTAGGCGGGCACTCGGGTGTCACCTCGCGGGCCGGTCGTGGACTCCGACGGCGAGTTCGTCGCGTTACCGGAGCGAGTACCGGCTCTCTCGAAGCCGGTCGACGCTTCGGACGGATTATTCCGCACACGGGGCCGCCGCCCTCCCCGACCCGCAGCCTCGATCGTCATCGGCTCCACTTTCGGTTGCTCTCCCCGAGGTAGACCCGTCGAAAGAGCGGGAGGAACGCGCGACCGAGGACGACGCCGACCGCGAGGAGGACGAAGACGACGGACACGCCCTCCAGACGGAAGGACAGCGCCACGGCGACGCTCGCGGCGACGCACAGGAGCAGGAAGAAGGCGAACAGCGCGACCTGAACGAATCGTCCGTGCGTCGGTGCTGCCGCCAACGAGAGTGACATACCGGGTGAACTCGGCGGGATAGTATATGCCTTGTGGCGTTATTCGACGCTCAATCACGATAACGTTCAGTTTCTCCCATCGGGGCCGTGGGGTCCGGGGGAGAGGTCCCCCGAGCACGGCGGCTCTCTATCGCAGAGCGGCACTCCGAGGACAAGAGACAAGCCGCCGGCCGAGAGTGAATGGAGTATGAGTGTTCTTACCGAAACGCGCGTGGAAGCGGTGATGACTGCGCCGGTGGAGACGATCCCCTCGGACGCGACTATCAGGGAAGCGGCGGAAGTGATGCGCGATCACGACATCAGCGCGCTCCTCGTCCCGGGGGTCGACGCGGGGATCTTCACGAGCACCGACCTGCGGGACGCGATCGCCGACGGACGCGACCCCGACCAGTGCCGCGTCGCCGACGTGATGACGACCCCGGTCGAGTCGGTCACCGCGGAGTTGCGGTTGGGTGAGGTCGTCGCGATGCTGACCACGTACGGCTTCAACCACCTCCCGGTCCGCGACAGCGATGGGGACTACGTGGGGATCGTCTCCTCGACCGACATCAAGGAGCGCCTCGCCGCGTCCGTAGACGAGTAATCCTCCCCCCTGATCCGCGACGGGCGCGCCTGTGCAACCCCAGGACCTACCCGGGTCGAGTACCTTTCAGTGACGCATGGTCGAGAAGGAACTCGGACAGGCGACGATCGCGTACGAGGATCCGGACGAGGGGACCGTCGAGCGGACGGTCCAGAACGAGCACGTCGCGTACTTCCAGGACCACTGGATCGTGAAGACCGGCGAGGACGACGAGGGCCGCGACGTCGTCCGCCGGATCCCCGCGACGCGCGTCTACTATGTCGAACGGACCGTCGAGCGGTTCGAGGAGGAGGTCAAGACGCTCCGCGATCAGGTGCAGTCGTTCACCGACGACCTCCGGACGAAGTTCCTGGGCGGTGGCGACGGCGGCGACGGGAACGACGTTCGCCGCGTGGACGTAGAGAGCGGCGAATCGAGCGGGCGGAGCTGATAACCGGCGTCGCGCGCATGCCGGAGCTACGAGCCGCGGCGAGAAGCGTCCGGTTTTTTTTGAACGTTCAGGCACGCGAGAGGCGAGACGGAACACGTCCGTCAGACGCACGTCCGCCGTCCGAACGACGTTCGCAAAGGTTTTTGACGTACTCCCTAGACATAGGAGTATATGTCCGCGCTGGGTGACCTGCTGGACGACATCGTTGAGGATGTCGACGTCGTATTTCTGTTCTCACCGAGCGCCTCTACGCACGAGCGCTTCGCCGAGTACGAGGAGACGCCGCTCGTCGTCGTCGCGCTCGAGAACACCGTCGACGCGGAGGCGTTCGTCGAACTCCCCCTCGAGTTCAACGAGTTGACCGAGCGGATTCGGTTCGGTCTCGAAGGGGGACTGGACAAGGGATACGTCACTGAGGGGGATCACGTCGCCTGCGCGACGAAGCTCTTCGACGACAGCATCGACACCGTGACGCGCGTTCGCGCCGGCGAGTTCACCTACTCCGGGGTGTACGACCTGTTCGTCAGCTCGCGGGCCGAACCGTCGGTCATCCGCGACGTGCTCGAGGTGGCGATCGAACTCGGCAAGAAGGGCCAGAAGGGCAAGCAGGTGGGGGCGCTGTTCGTCGTCGGCGACGCCGGGAAGGTGATGAACAAGTCGCGGTCGCTGTCGTACAACCCCTTCGAGAAGTCACACGTCCACGTCGGCGACCCCATCGTGAACGTGATGCTGAAGGAGTTCTCCCGGCTCGACGGCGCGTTCATCATCAGCGACTCGGGGAAGATCGTCTCCGCGTACCGCTACCTCGAACCCTCCGCGGAGGGCGTGGACATCCCGAAGGGACTCGGGGCGCGGCACATGGCCGCCGGGGCGATCACCCGCGACACGAACGCCATCGCCATCGCCCTCTCGGAGAGCGACGGGCTCGTGCGCGCGTTCAGCGGCGGCGAGTTGATACTCGAACTGGACCCGGAGGAGTACTGAGATGACGCAGGTCCGATCGTTCGCCCAGGACGTCGTGGAGATCGTCTCCACGTCGCTCGTCGCGATCGCCGTCCTCGTGTTCGGACTCGTCCTCGGCTTCCTCGTCGGACGGCTCACGCAACGGCTCCTGGTCGCGGTCGGCGTCCCGTCGGCCGTCGAGGGGACGGCGTTCGAGCGGGCGGCACAGCGCCTCGGCACCTCGACGGTCGGGCTGGTCGCCACGCTCCTCACCCTGTTCATCTACCTCGCGACCATCGGCGCGGCGCTCGAACTCGAGGGCTTCCTCGAGACGCGCCTCTCGCTGATGGCGTTTCTGGGGTACCTTCCTCAGGTGTTCGCCGCCGTCCTCGTGCTCATCGTC
The Halomarina pelagica DNA segment above includes these coding regions:
- a CDS encoding glutamate--cysteine ligase, coding for MELGSADAFDRTGTLGIEEEFFVVDERGRPTSGTDELVYGTEPPAILEGRLDHELFKFVIETQTPTIESLADARDALVEVREALVEHAAAHGYRIAAAGLHPAAKWRELEHAEKPRYRAQLDRIQYPQHRNTTAGLHVHVGVDDADKATWIANEIRWHLPVLLALSANSPFWDGYDTGLASARAKIFEGLPNTGMPTAFGSFEEFLRLERLMIETNSIRDRGELWYDVRPHSAHGTVEVRTPDGQADPERVFAFVEYVHALVTDLGERYEDSRDPWAEARHRGDGTRHRRETLDENKWRAMRWGHEASFIDRACESTCDLGEVVDRECERLGTSGIRDVYAGESGADRQRRLREEGGLDALCESLLL
- a CDS encoding winged helix-turn-helix domain-containing protein, giving the protein MATDNENDDTPGIHGGSVRGRIEGGAEGAVEQLDDGLVELLTWVLDTETRARIYIYLRQHPDSTSDEIAEGTGLYPSTVREALAELTDDGTVTRRKRKSAGAGNNPYEYVAISPSDLVADVVGDVQDELNTVFNLDDVLADRTSDAQPVQISVERPAEGAADDD
- a CDS encoding phosphopantetheine adenylyltransferase — translated: MNVALGGTFDPVHDGHRALFERAFELGDVTVGLTSDDLAPKTRNEERYVRPYEERRRDLERELAPYADRYDREYEIRTLEEPTGIATEEPDFDYLIVSPETTEGGRLVNEIREEKGYDPLEIVVVEHVPAEDGERISSTRIVRGEIDEHGDLTPDASGRPPAREQR
- a CDS encoding transcription initiation factor IIB family protein, whose translation is MFRARDQVENEQWLAALDRIGDRLDLGGPARSRAADLFLSTLPESERSKQATLAASVYVGALIEGDRRSQGDVADAAEVSRLTIQKRWKELIEEAGLRRPNW
- a CDS encoding Eco57I restriction-modification methylase domain-containing protein → MSQATLSDRPYVNSNLFSGHYLDERVSERDEWDCDTEAEEALEKLQSLYDLEGSLVEGYKEDPLIDNWIDEVLDILGFGTQVETTLPGGGGFVDVLLFEDDVTRRDTAEVYLKTESTTDLFEGGISIVEAKRWDADFTQRFSEQRPYRNASHQIKHYLERTSENIQWGVLTNGRKWRLYGTKDYETQTYYEVDLPELLEQGGLDAFKYFYVFFRPAAFRDSAGTTFLDTVWAESETAAQELGEDLQDNVFTALRVLGRGFVETNDFDIDPDDEDTLNELKDQSLVLLYRLMFLLYAEARGLIHPEGQKAKDEYEQNFSLDTLRQQIHDAIGEVDEGFEDEFSEYSTGMWSRLQDLFRLIDEGEESLGIPPYNGGLFNPEEHAFLSEHEVSNRYLAEVIYRLSTTPNDEGRFVLADYADLDTRHLGSVYEGLLEHQFRIAPEQYAAVAEDGGQVWKPATEVSVAEAVETVPEGGLYVVNDEGERKATGAYYTPDYVVTYIVEETVGPLIEEIREDLIDQGFEPGTQEYIGPFFRRVTDLRILDPAMGSGHFLTKTTGYLSEQVMAEVREAETEFGVAFDEQHIRREIAKECIYGVDLNGMAVELAKLSMWLETLAADRPLAFLDHHLMHGNSLVGSDVVDILGDDDEKAGQTELFDYMDQARQQALKHVMELMQDLISIDNETLDDIKEMERVYGEIRDDPQYQHLLHMINVHTAEQFGLDVPSGAYETIAKALKNDDWETVEDEDWYRSAQAIADEEAFFHWELEFPSVFYDKNGERRNDEGFDAVIGNPPWVDIKGLENPDVLFDLFETSFNRVNIYSAFCERATNLIRVNGKFGYITPNSYMTQSSYRPLRMHFIDNYEIERLVRLPDRVFSNVTMETAIIVSTKMENQEIQDDSLTAIIYDRESTVSQIPDSHAEVKDVNPSYWNRDGLIFDIFTSNEDRKVLNMLEESQFRIGDLFETSLGLTPYDKHQGHTKEQIENRVFHADEKETGNHHKLTSGSGIGRYRLSWEGGEWIEYGDWLGSEREKRFFTEPRCIVRQIVSTGGKYGINATFADETMFHTQVGFVLLPKDGDKQKAKNIVGLLNSRLLTFYHRKRYLDENKDTFQKILIQDAKEFPVPEGFTTDELTSKVEKIEELIEERERLNLNLLDYLGNFDSGERLPDNGFYQPVAESDSILHETAEDNDDHLRIRIGDVRVVREDDDTVLVEATARYRPDEDEDFVETEWKPTFRLTSLSETEADLVEAFVPVASEEGGGFAGFRKKATKTNSLIDRLKALTLPDPDDVADDLAHYLHAVERAEKLDEKIEKTDKLIDEIVYELYGLTDDEIEVVEEALADN
- a CDS encoding cyclic nucleotide-binding/CBS domain-containing protein → MSVLTETRVEAVMTAPVETIPSDATIREAAEVMRDHDISALLVPGVDAGIFTSTDLRDAIADGRDPDQCRVADVMTTPVESVTAELRLGEVVAMLTTYGFNHLPVRDSDGDYVGIVSSTDIKERLAASVDE
- the dacZ gene encoding diadenylate cyclase DacZ, which translates into the protein MSALGDLLDDIVEDVDVVFLFSPSASTHERFAEYEETPLVVVALENTVDAEAFVELPLEFNELTERIRFGLEGGLDKGYVTEGDHVACATKLFDDSIDTVTRVRAGEFTYSGVYDLFVSSRAEPSVIRDVLEVAIELGKKGQKGKQVGALFVVGDAGKVMNKSRSLSYNPFEKSHVHVGDPIVNVMLKEFSRLDGAFIISDSGKIVSAYRYLEPSAEGVDIPKGLGARHMAAGAITRDTNAIAIALSESDGLVRAFSGGELILELDPEEY